The following coding sequences lie in one Panicum virgatum strain AP13 chromosome 6N, P.virgatum_v5, whole genome shotgun sequence genomic window:
- the LOC120680125 gene encoding uncharacterized protein LOC120680125: protein MDRQWMYNADRRSKEFIDGLHYFLSVAEANKQNGFMCCPCVHCNNNKDYSSSRILHSHIFTNGFMKKYVCWTKHGEQGVTMEDNEEEDFDDHFPGNAGIGAFDDDIPMEEPEVDVAENDPSDDLGQALHNVQADCESETERLKFQKLLEDHHKLLYPDCQNGFKKLGTTLELLQWKATNGVSDKGFGELLKLVKKMLPKDNELPATTYEAKQLVCPLGLEVQKIHACPNDCILYRGEYENLDACPVCSALRYKIRKDDPGDVEGEPPRKRVPAKVMWYLPIIPRLKRLFRNKDNAKLMRWHKEERKKDSMLRHPADGSQWRKIDRTYPKFDLDARNCKKVVYMGHRRFLPIRHAVRKKGKHFKGQADHRTKPMHRSGKDVFNMVKDLEVVFGKGSGSQPVPNENGMAPMWKKKSIFWELPYWEVLDVRHAIDVMHLTKNFCVNLIAFLGVYGKTKDTVEARQELQRMEERDALHP from the exons atggaccggcaatggatgtacaatgctgaccgacgttcgaaagaattcattgatggcctgcattattttttgtctgtggctgaggcaaacaagcagaatggttttatgtgctgcccgtgtgttcattgcaacaataacaaggattactcatcttcaagaatcctacacagccacattttcacaaatggtttcatgaaaaagtatgtttgttggacgaagcacggagaacagggggttaccatggaagacaatgaagaagaagattttgacgaccactttcccgggaatgctggaatcggtgcattcgatgacgatattcccatggaagagcccgaagtagatgtagcagaaaatgatcccagcgacgatctggggcaagcattgcacaatgtgcaggcagactgtgagagtgaaacggagaggttgaagttccagaagttgttagaggaccaccataagttgttgtacccagattgtcaaaatggatttaagaaacttggcaccaccttggagttgctgcaatggaaggcgacaaatggtgtatccgacaagggatttggtgaattactcaaacttgttaaaaaaatgcttcctaaggacaatgaattgcctgccacaacgtatgaagccaaacaacttgtttgccctttgggactggaagtgcaaaagatacatgcatgccccaacgactgcatcctctaccgaggcgagtacgagaatttggatgcatgtcccgtatgcagtgcattgcgttacaagattagaaaagatgatcctggagatgtcgagggagagcctccccggaagagagttcctgcgaaggtcatgtggtatttgcctataataccacgtttgaagcgtctgtttagaaataaagataatgctaagttgatgcgatggcacaaagaggaacgcaagaaagactcgatgttgagacaccccgctgatgggtcgcagtggagaaaaatagatagaacgtaccctaaatttgatttggatgcgagaaac tgtaagaaggttgtatacatgggtcatcgtcggtttcttcccatcaggcatgcggtacgaaagaagggcaagcatttcaaaggccaagcggaccaccgaacaaaaccgatgcaccgtagtggtaaagacgtcttcaacatggtaaaagatctagaagttgtttttggaaagggatctggtagccaacctgttccgaacgaaaatggaatggcgcccatgtggaagaagaaatctatattttgggagctaccatattgggaagtcttagatgttcgtcatgcaattgatgtgatgcacctcacgaagaatttttgcgtcaacctgatagcattcttgggagtgtacggaaagacaaaagatacagtagaagcacgtcaagaattgcaacgtatggaagaacgagatgccttacatcca
- the LOC120678586 gene encoding glutamate decarboxylase-like isoform X1, with amino-acid sequence MVVSVAATGAGTDAEPVTSTFFASRYVRDPLPRYRMPERSIPREAAYQIINDELMLDGNPRLNLASFVSTWMEPECDKLIMGSINKNYVDMDEYPVTTELQNRCVNMIAHLFNAPIKEDETAVGVGTVGSSEAIMLAGLAFKRTWQNKRKEQGKPYDKPNIVTGANVQVCWEKFARYFEVELKEVKLSEGYYVMDPVKAVEMVDENTICVAAILGSTLTGEFEDVKQLNDLLTEKNKETGWDVPIHVDAASGGFIAPFLYPELVWDFRLPLVKSINVSGHKYGLVYAGVGWVIWRSKEDLPEELIFHINYLGTDQPTFTLNFSKGSSQIIAQYYQLIRLGFEGYKNIMENCMENAAILREGIAATGRFDILSKDAGVPLVAFSLKDSSRFSVFDISENLRRFGWIVPAYTMPADAEHVAVLRVVIREDFSRSFSERLVNDVLKILRELDARATHAVRVASATAAQSGDGGVVARKSVLEIEREVAARWRDAVNKKKTGPC; translated from the exons ATGGTGGTCAGCGTGGCCGCGACCGGGGCCGGCACGGACGCCGAGCCGGTGACCTCCACCTTCTTCGCGTCTCGCTACGTCCGCGACCCGCTCCCACG GTACCGGATGCCGGAGCGGTCGATCCCGCGGGAGGCGGCGTACCAGATCATCAACGACGAGCTGATGCTGGACGGCAACCCGCGGCTGAACCTGGCGTCCTTCGTCTCCACCTGGATGGAGCCCGAGTGCGACAAGCTCATCATGGGGTCCATCAACAAGAACTACGTCGACATGGACGAGTACCCCGTCACCACGGAGCTCCAG AACCGTTGCGTAAATATGATAGCTCACCTGTTCAACGCACCGATTAAGGAGGATGAGACCGCTGTCGGGGTTGGAACAGTGGGATCCTCAGAAGCAATTATGCTTGCAGGCCTAGCATTCAAGAGGACATGGCAAAACAAGAGGAAGGAACAGGGGAAGCCGTATGACAAACCCAACATTGTCACTGGTGCTAATGTTCAG GTTTGCTGGGAGAAATTCGCAAGATATTTTGAAGTAGAGCTAAAGGAGGTGAAGTTATCTGAAGGATATTACGTCATGGACCCTGTCAAGGCTGTTGAGATGGTGGATGAGAACACCATATGTGTTGCGGCTATCTTGGGATCTACTCTCACAGGAGAGTTTGAAGATGTCAAGCAATTGAATGACCTTCTTACCGAAAAGAACAAGGAAACTGG GTGGGATGTGCCGATTCATGTTGACGCTGCGAGCGGAGGATTCATAGCGCCTTTCCTGTACCCTGAGCTTGTATGGGACTTCAGGCTGCCGCTAGTGAAGAGCATCAATGTCAGTGGGCACAAGTATGGCCTTGTCTACGCTGGTGTTGGTTGGGTAATTTGGAGGAGCAAGGAGGATTTGCCTGAAGAGCTCATTTTCCATATAAACTACCTAGGGACAGATCAGCCTACGTTCACGCTCAACTTCTCCAAAG GTTCTAGTCAGATCATAGCACAGTACTATCAGCTCATTCGCCTTGGCTTCGAG GGGTACAAGAACATCATGGAGAACTGCATGGAGAACGCCGCGATCCTGCGGGAGGGCATTGCAGCGACTGGCCGGTTCGACATCCTGTCCAAGGACGCCGGCGTGCCGCTGGTCGCCTTCTCGCTCAAGGACAGTAGCCGGTTCAGCGTGTTCGACATCTCGGAGAACCTGCGGCGATTCGGGTGGATCGTGCCGGCGTACACCATGCCGGCGGACGCAGAGCACGTGGCCGTGCTCCGCGTCGTCATCCGGGAGGACTTCAGCCGGAGCTTTTCGGAGCGGCTCGTCAATGACGTCCTCAAGATCCTGCGCGAGCTGGACGCCCGCGCCACCCACGCCGTGCGGGTCGCCAGCGCCACCGCGGCGCAgtcgggcgacggcggcgtcgtgGCCAGGAAGAGCGTCCTGGAGATCGAGCGGGAGGTCGCCGCGCGCTGGAGGGACGCCGTGAACAAGAAGAAGACCGGGCCGTGCTGA
- the LOC120678586 gene encoding glutamate decarboxylase-like isoform X2: MVLSHASSIARDADAVVACTFASRYVREHLPRYRMPERSIPREAAYQIINDELMLDGNPRLNLASFVSTWMEPECDKLIMGSINKNYVDMDEYPVTTELQNRCVNMIAHLFNAPIKEDETAVGVGTVGSSEAIMLAGLAFKRTWQNKRKEQGKPYDKPNIVTGANVQVCWEKFARYFEVELKEVKLSEGYYVMDPVKAVEMVDENTICVAAILGSTLTGEFEDVKQLNDLLTEKNKETGWDVPIHVDAASGGFIAPFLYPELVWDFRLPLVKSINVSGHKYGLVYAGVGWVIWRSKEDLPEELIFHINYLGTDQPTFTLNFSKGSSQIIAQYYQLIRLGFEGYKNIMENCMENAAILREGIAATGRFDILSKDAGVPLVAFSLKDSSRFSVFDISENLRRFGWIVPAYTMPADAEHVAVLRVVIREDFSRSFSERLVNDVLKILRELDARATHAVRVASATAAQSGDGGVVARKSVLEIEREVAARWRDAVNKKKTGPC; encoded by the exons ATGGTGCTCTCGCACGCGAGCTCCATCGCCCGGGACGCCGACGCCGTGGTCGCGTGCACCTTCGCGTCGCGCTACGTGCGCGAGCACCTGCCGCG GTACCGGATGCCGGAGCGGTCGATCCCGCGGGAGGCGGCGTACCAGATCATCAACGACGAGCTGATGCTGGACGGCAACCCGCGGCTGAACCTGGCGTCCTTCGTCTCCACCTGGATGGAGCCCGAGTGCGACAAGCTCATCATGGGGTCCATCAACAAGAACTACGTCGACATGGACGAGTACCCCGTCACCACGGAGCTCCAG AACCGTTGCGTAAATATGATAGCTCACCTGTTCAACGCACCGATTAAGGAGGATGAGACCGCTGTCGGGGTTGGAACAGTGGGATCCTCAGAAGCAATTATGCTTGCAGGCCTAGCATTCAAGAGGACATGGCAAAACAAGAGGAAGGAACAGGGGAAGCCGTATGACAAACCCAACATTGTCACTGGTGCTAATGTTCAG GTTTGCTGGGAGAAATTCGCAAGATATTTTGAAGTAGAGCTAAAGGAGGTGAAGTTATCTGAAGGATATTACGTCATGGACCCTGTCAAGGCTGTTGAGATGGTGGATGAGAACACCATATGTGTTGCGGCTATCTTGGGATCTACTCTCACAGGAGAGTTTGAAGATGTCAAGCAATTGAATGACCTTCTTACCGAAAAGAACAAGGAAACTGG GTGGGATGTGCCGATTCATGTTGACGCTGCGAGCGGAGGATTCATAGCGCCTTTCCTGTACCCTGAGCTTGTATGGGACTTCAGGCTGCCGCTAGTGAAGAGCATCAATGTCAGTGGGCACAAGTATGGCCTTGTCTACGCTGGTGTTGGTTGGGTAATTTGGAGGAGCAAGGAGGATTTGCCTGAAGAGCTCATTTTCCATATAAACTACCTAGGGACAGATCAGCCTACGTTCACGCTCAACTTCTCCAAAG GTTCTAGTCAGATCATAGCACAGTACTATCAGCTCATTCGCCTTGGCTTCGAG GGGTACAAGAACATCATGGAGAACTGCATGGAGAACGCCGCGATCCTGCGGGAGGGCATTGCAGCGACTGGCCGGTTCGACATCCTGTCCAAGGACGCCGGCGTGCCGCTGGTCGCCTTCTCGCTCAAGGACAGTAGCCGGTTCAGCGTGTTCGACATCTCGGAGAACCTGCGGCGATTCGGGTGGATCGTGCCGGCGTACACCATGCCGGCGGACGCAGAGCACGTGGCCGTGCTCCGCGTCGTCATCCGGGAGGACTTCAGCCGGAGCTTTTCGGAGCGGCTCGTCAATGACGTCCTCAAGATCCTGCGCGAGCTGGACGCCCGCGCCACCCACGCCGTGCGGGTCGCCAGCGCCACCGCGGCGCAgtcgggcgacggcggcgtcgtgGCCAGGAAGAGCGTCCTGGAGATCGAGCGGGAGGTCGCCGCGCGCTGGAGGGACGCCGTGAACAAGAAGAAGACCGGGCCGTGCTGA